TCCGCCCGAGGTCGTGACAAGAATGAATCAAATAGCCACTGCCATGATCTCAGCCGGGTTTGAAACAGAATGTtgtcaagtatattcaatttcaCGAAGAAACGCATTCTATGAGCAACTGAAAATGCTCGAATTCGAGAAGATAAACGGAGATGATGTACAGAGAATGCCATGGGATTCTCTAGAAGGAGAAATCACCCAATGGATAAATGTTGCGAAGAGCTGCTCAAGCACTCTGTTCCCTGGCGAAAGGAGACTCGGGGAATCAGTTTTCTTCGATTCTCCAATGATCTCTCAAAGCCTATTTAGCAACCTGGCACGTTCAATTGTAATTCAGATTCTTGACTTCGCTGAGGCGGTCTCCAGGACAAAACGCTCCGCCGAGAAACTTTTCAAATTTCTAGACATATACGAAGCCATTCGCGATCTAGTTTCTGCCATAAGTGAATCTTTCTCCAATGATGGTGAGCACGAACTGAAATCAGAGATCTTAGCCACGAGAGATAGGTTCGGGGAGGCAGCCGTCAACGTATTCTGTGATCTCGAAAGTTCCATCAAGAACGATGCAGCTAGAACACCGGTCCCTGGTGGTGCAGTGCACCCGCTCACACGTTATGTCATGAACTATCTAAAATACGCCTGTGAATACAGAGACGCCCTTGAACATATTTTCCAAGAACACGCAAAGTTGGAGGCATATTCCTCCGCCACGTCACCGTCCAAATGGAAATCATCACTGGATATTGATCACGTTGAGAGCGAAAGCCCACTCGATGACGTAGCTGCCACGATGCCCTTTTCAACACAGCTCATGAAAATAATGGAACTGTTGGATTCAAATCTAGAAGCTAAGTCAAACTTATATAGAGACCCTTCTTTGCGTGACATATTCTTAATGAACAACGGCAGATACATCTTACAAAAAGCCAAAGGATCCACGGAGGTCCGCCAAGTGATGGGCGACACGTGGTGTCGAAGAAGATCAACGACCGTGAGGCAATACCACAAGAATTACCAAAGAGAAACATGGGGAAGAGTGTTACAAATACTAAGTCACGACGGGATGCAAATGAATGGGAAAGTGACAAAGCCAGTAGTGAAAGAGAGGTTCAAGAATTTCAGCACAATGCTCGACGAAATCCATCGTACGCAGAGCACTTGGGTGGTGAGCGACGAGCAGCTTCGGTCGGAGCTAAGAGTTTCTATATCGGCGGTGTTGATTCCGGCGTACAGGTCCTTCTTTGGGAGATTTAGGCAGTATTTAGGCAATACAAAGCATGCAGAGAAGTATATAAAGTACCAGCCTGAAGACATTGAAACGTTAATTGAGGGCCTTTTTGACGGCAATCCTACATCTATGGCACGGAGAAAGACGTAAGCCCATATAGTTGTGGTCTTCATGCTGCACAAACACTCCTCAAATAATTATAATCTCATTTATcagatttttgtatgctatttaTTACTACTACTAGTTTCTTTAAATTTCGTTTCAGTTTTCTATTTCTAATCTTTCGATGCTACATTTAAATGAATCAACATCATGCAGAAATTTTTGTTGCACTTATGAGTACTTGCGCTTGTCTTAAAATCTGTAGGGGTTTCGACTGAAGACGAAAAAAATTGAGTacttgaaaatgaattttaattttgtttacccgaaaaacggatagagttgaatttgtacgtagttcatagcttaatacaaatcgtaagaataaatagaaatatcaaatatgcattgcaaagaataaaaaataaacaaggttgtaaagaagatgatttttaggactaagcaagatgaatcaatttatgaagcttaaaaagtaactcttgaatataggagaatatggtgcttgaattacaatgtaagccaaaGAACTGCCCTCTAcagaaatgtagccatcctctttatagtggaggatcctactttagatattattaaaaatacatagtggagaacccatgataaaccagcttttccctaatttgtgccgagattctctcccttagtgtgtttgcaacgactcttgtctgtgagctcgagctcgatcggCCTCGGTGCTGGTCGGTATTGCTTCTAGAGCTCGATGTGGACTCGGAATCAGGTGATAATTCGAGCTCGGTATCGGTTGGCCTCTGCCCCTTAAGCTCGAAATCATCTCATTatagttcgattcggacccgaactcgataatgacttcgaactcgatgtttgacctatacctgaaatctgaagctcgttcataccatcttcggaacccatctcgatattacgaaATCTTTCTTCGATCCATTATGTTTTGACCTCGATCAATTGTACGAagaccgaaatctatttcgactgtatacagatagtcccctcgtttctcggaaaggatgtggtgagaaacgatatgatttctcaATGGCTCGATTGGATAAGTGTTGACATTTGCATCGAGCCCGACCATGACGTCCGTGATAGCTGTCTGTCGGTTTAGCTTACCAAGGCCTTTAAtgcgtgtcagacggtggtcggccactgctgatattgaaccgtcattgcttcaatctataaatagcccttccgtccaccatttatcacttttacttcttcaatctttaaaaaatatttaagtttttttttgtcttttctgaGTTCATTCACTGATCTGTGACTCTTTTCTGCAAAATTCTTCTTCTAAACCACCAAATCTTTGTCAccttctttaaatccaaaaatggtgaagacaTCAAAAATCGTCCCCCTAAAAGAAAAggcttcttcttcccaatctgcCACCGATAAAACACCGGTGGATCCACAGCCTGAGAAGTGCGTTCCGGCGGCATGTGTTCTTACCTTCGATTTCAAACCCGATAAAGGTTCGCCGATTCTTGACCGATTGAGCccgtatcgagatatatttgttcGATAATAGGGGGGGTATGTCGAGCAGATAAAAAAAGATTGTAACTAGGGGAACAAAGAAGTGGTAGTGCCGTCTCCcgaagaggatattactactcacgtgagagggtttctaagtgtgtatacttaccctttcacgttaggtcccttCGACCCTGTTATCATAGATTTTTGTCTCAAATACCTAATAACACTAGGCCAGATCCGATACTTTATGAATAAATATGAGGGGATGCCTTTCATCCTCGATCATCTCATCCAATTGTACCGTCCTCacctttttcgaggagggttaataaaacttcaacgtcgagctaccaaggctctattctcgagtatagacgaggacagggatcgaggctggatgggcaggttcgttcgagtaaggacttcggacctgattctgaatgaaaagatgccttttcccgaggagtggaacataaagcgtaagtgtaattctactattatctcctactattttgtcctttcatttcttttctcaccgatatccccctttttgtgatgcagcggttcccTAGATGCCCGGTGCAGTGCCCGATCTCAAGGACTGGGTACAGAATCTGGTTTTGACCTTctcatacgccgagcgctcatggcgtgacttgtcaaagaaaaatcatg
This DNA window, taken from Nicotiana tabacum cultivar K326 chromosome 15, ASM71507v2, whole genome shotgun sequence, encodes the following:
- the LOC107774166 gene encoding exocyst complex component EXO70C1-like produces the protein MEKNNDSGCPTSDIDPFKNSVSTSDENSEAPENIETFSKIIESRIAKYNSGEIPTRFGKMTEEESFFLEAVMHLSKLTNVIAKSSPSGSTLLNWTNLVLQRAMTFMEEEFRTLLEDFGGCSNSKVDKNSDYPSYPPEVVTRMNQIATAMISAGFETECCQVYSISRRNAFYEQLKMLEFEKINGDDVQRMPWDSLEGEITQWINVAKSCSSTLFPGERRLGESVFFDSPMISQSLFSNLARSIVIQILDFAEAVSRTKRSAEKLFKFLDIYEAIRDLVSAISESFSNDGEHELKSEILATRDRFGEAAVNVFCDLESSIKNDAARTPVPGGAVHPLTRYVMNYLKYACEYRDALEHIFQEHAKLEAYSSATSPSKWKSSLDIDHVESESPLDDVAATMPFSTQLMKIMELLDSNLEAKSNLYRDPSLRDIFLMNNGRYILQKAKGSTEVRQVMGDTWCRRRSTTVRQYHKNYQRETWGRVLQILSHDGMQMNGKVTKPVVKERFKNFSTMLDEIHRTQSTWVVSDEQLRSELRVSISAVLIPAYRSFFGRFRQYLGNTKHAEKYIKYQPEDIETLIEGLFDGNPTSMARRKT